Proteins co-encoded in one Salvia splendens isolate huo1 chromosome 4, SspV2, whole genome shotgun sequence genomic window:
- the LOC121799378 gene encoding AUGMIN subunit 8-like isoform X1 — MDVCESEKAVCKQSTTVTLRPPLVSADNKNGAATRRSRTREVSSKYMSPTRSVAAAPKRCPSPNAWRASTASTVPLPKRAVSADRRRPTTPTSPRSPFPSTPVQDTAAATLVTPRKTLVNKSSPESLWPSTMRSLKVSLQFDGKKDSTISRMPSDRTLKPPSNVARKGETPTARKPTPEKKRSPLKGKNSTDLLENSKPLDGLPSSLLDQHRWPSRMSGRASSIASRSGATEKVNQTPLSQSRMATTPSFRRLSLDGTSRPVRKSASDLIIPTSHVESEKLVFCGIAFYDDSQKVQRPSSSSSSERSSMMSTVARTQSLPIPRSRPSSPSVSRVVSPSRVRIVHPSSRGSSPARMRPSSPSRQPHDTSVLSFIADIKKGKKAAIDIQDVHQLRLLYNRHLQWRYTNALVDAAMHSHKAKAEKILYNTWRTILDLLDSVRKKRSNLQQLKLKLKLYSVWVNQASCLVEWASIERDHTNSMTWAIRDLQASTLRIPVAEGTRVDIRSVKGAVCSADNVMKAMASSLRPILHQVGSMNSLVAELADLAARERAVLNECESLFCSIVALQAEEGSLRTHLLQMKQSWRGDQLSLFGN, encoded by the exons ATGGATGTATGTGAGTCAGAGAAAGCAGTGTGTAAGCAATCTACAACAGTGACTTTGAGGCCACCACTTGTTTCAGCTGACAACAAAAATGGAGCCGCCACTCGAAGGTCCCGAACCAGAGAGGTTAGCTCGAAGTATATGTCGCCAACGCGATCTGTCGCGGCTGCTCCGAAGCGCTGCCCCTCACCAAATGCCTGGAGGGCATCCACTGCTTCAACCGTGCCCTTGCCAAAGAGAGCTGTATCAGCTGACAGAAGGCGCCCGACTACACCAACATCACCACGTAGTCCTTTTCCATCGACACCAGTGCAGGATACAGCTGCCGCAACGCTAGTGACACCAAGAAAGACATTGGTTAATAAATCATCGCCAGAGTCTTTATGGCCATCTACAATGAGAAGTCTCAAGGTTTCTTTGCAATTTGATGGTAAGAAAGACAGCACGATTTCTCGTATGCCTTCTGATCGAACTCTGAAGCCACCATCAAATGTAGCTCGCAAGGGCGAAACACCAACTGCAAGGAAGCCCACACCAGAGAAGAAGAGAAgccctctcaaaggaaagaaCTCTACTGATCTGTTGGAGAATTCTAAACCTCTTGATGGTTTGCCATCTTCTCTACTAGATCAACATCGATGGCCGAGCAGAATGAGTGGGAGAGCTTCCTCTATCGCTAGCAGAAGTGGTGCTACTGAAAAGGTGAACCAAACTCCTTTATCTCAATCTAGGATGGCTACTACGCCTTCCTTCAGGAGATTATCTCTGGATGGGACAAGCAGACCTGTAAGGAAAAGTGCGAGTGATCTTATTATACCTACGTCACATGTTGAGAGCGAAAAGCTGGTGTTTTGTGGAATTGCATTTTATGATGATTCGCAAAAGGTGCAGAGGCCTTCCTCTTCAAGTTCATCAGAAAGATCATCAATGATGAGTACAGTGGCTAGGACTCAGTCATTGCCAATCCCCAGATCACGCCCCTCTTCACCCTCGGTGTCCAGAGTGGTCAGTCCATCACGAGTCAGGATTGTTCACCCGTCTTCTAGAGGCTCTAGTCCTGCTAGGATGAGGCCATCGAGCCCATCCAGACAACCTCATGATACTTCTGTACTTAGTTTCATCGCAGATATTAAGAAAGGCAAGAAAGCTGCTATTGACATTCAAGATGTCCATCAGCTAAGGCTGTTGTACAATAGACATTTGCAATGGCGATATACAAATGCTCTAGTCGATGCTGCAATGCATTCTCATAAAGCGAAAGCAGAG AAAATATTATACAACACGTGGAGGACAATCTTAGATCTGTTGGATTCAGTCAGAAAAAAAAGATCTAACCTCCAGCAGCTGAAGCTTAAGTTGAAGCTTTATTCAGTTTGGGTCAATCAA GCGAGCTGTCTTGTTGAGTGGGCTTCAATTGAGAGGGACCATACCAACTCAATGACCTGGGCCATCCGCGATTTGCAGGCTAGTACTCTCCGGATTCCAGTTGCTGAAGGAACGAGG GTAGATATTAGATCTGTCAAGGGAGCTGTATGCTCTGCTGATAACGTGATGAAGGCTATGGCATCCTCTTTACGCCCCATTCTCCATCAG GTAGGGAGTATGAACTCCTTGGTAGCGGAACTTGCTGATCTTGCAGCACGTGAAAGAGCCGTGCTTAATGAGTGCGAATCACTTTTTTGTTCCATAGTTGCTTTGCAG GCAGAAGAAGGCAGCTTGAGAACTCATCTTTTGCAAATGAAGCAATCTTGGAGAGGTGACCAACTTTCCCTATTTGGGAACTAA
- the LOC121799378 gene encoding AUGMIN subunit 8-like isoform X2, which translates to MDVCESEKAVCKQSTTVTLRPPLVSADNKNGAATRRSRTREVSSKYMSPTRSVAAAPKRCPSPNAWRASTASTVPLPKRAVSADRRRPTTPTSPRSPFPSTPVQDTAAATLVTPRKTLVNKSSPESLWPSTMRSLKVSLQFDGKKDSTISRMPSDRTLKPPSNVARKGETPTARKPTPEKKRSPLKGKNSTDLLENSKPLDGLPSSLLDQHRWPSRMSGRASSIASRSGATEKVNQTPLSQSRMATTPSFRRLSLDGTSRPVRKSASDLIIPTSHVESEKLVFCGIAFYDDSQKVQRPSSSSSSERSSMMSTVARTQSLPIPRSRPSSPSVSRVVSPSRVRIVHPSSRGSSPARMRPSSPSRQPHDTSVLSFIADIKKGKKAAIDIQDVHQLRLLYNRHLQWRYTNALVDAAMHSHKAKAEKILYNTWRTILDLLDSVRKKRSNLQQLKLKLKLYSVWVNQASCLVEWASIERDHTNSMTWAIRDLQASTLRIPVAEGTRILDLSRELYALLIT; encoded by the exons ATGGATGTATGTGAGTCAGAGAAAGCAGTGTGTAAGCAATCTACAACAGTGACTTTGAGGCCACCACTTGTTTCAGCTGACAACAAAAATGGAGCCGCCACTCGAAGGTCCCGAACCAGAGAGGTTAGCTCGAAGTATATGTCGCCAACGCGATCTGTCGCGGCTGCTCCGAAGCGCTGCCCCTCACCAAATGCCTGGAGGGCATCCACTGCTTCAACCGTGCCCTTGCCAAAGAGAGCTGTATCAGCTGACAGAAGGCGCCCGACTACACCAACATCACCACGTAGTCCTTTTCCATCGACACCAGTGCAGGATACAGCTGCCGCAACGCTAGTGACACCAAGAAAGACATTGGTTAATAAATCATCGCCAGAGTCTTTATGGCCATCTACAATGAGAAGTCTCAAGGTTTCTTTGCAATTTGATGGTAAGAAAGACAGCACGATTTCTCGTATGCCTTCTGATCGAACTCTGAAGCCACCATCAAATGTAGCTCGCAAGGGCGAAACACCAACTGCAAGGAAGCCCACACCAGAGAAGAAGAGAAgccctctcaaaggaaagaaCTCTACTGATCTGTTGGAGAATTCTAAACCTCTTGATGGTTTGCCATCTTCTCTACTAGATCAACATCGATGGCCGAGCAGAATGAGTGGGAGAGCTTCCTCTATCGCTAGCAGAAGTGGTGCTACTGAAAAGGTGAACCAAACTCCTTTATCTCAATCTAGGATGGCTACTACGCCTTCCTTCAGGAGATTATCTCTGGATGGGACAAGCAGACCTGTAAGGAAAAGTGCGAGTGATCTTATTATACCTACGTCACATGTTGAGAGCGAAAAGCTGGTGTTTTGTGGAATTGCATTTTATGATGATTCGCAAAAGGTGCAGAGGCCTTCCTCTTCAAGTTCATCAGAAAGATCATCAATGATGAGTACAGTGGCTAGGACTCAGTCATTGCCAATCCCCAGATCACGCCCCTCTTCACCCTCGGTGTCCAGAGTGGTCAGTCCATCACGAGTCAGGATTGTTCACCCGTCTTCTAGAGGCTCTAGTCCTGCTAGGATGAGGCCATCGAGCCCATCCAGACAACCTCATGATACTTCTGTACTTAGTTTCATCGCAGATATTAAGAAAGGCAAGAAAGCTGCTATTGACATTCAAGATGTCCATCAGCTAAGGCTGTTGTACAATAGACATTTGCAATGGCGATATACAAATGCTCTAGTCGATGCTGCAATGCATTCTCATAAAGCGAAAGCAGAG AAAATATTATACAACACGTGGAGGACAATCTTAGATCTGTTGGATTCAGTCAGAAAAAAAAGATCTAACCTCCAGCAGCTGAAGCTTAAGTTGAAGCTTTATTCAGTTTGGGTCAATCAA GCGAGCTGTCTTGTTGAGTGGGCTTCAATTGAGAGGGACCATACCAACTCAATGACCTGGGCCATCCGCGATTTGCAGGCTAGTACTCTCCGGATTCCAGTTGCTGAAGGAACGAGG ATATTAGATCTGTCAAGGGAGCTGTATGCTCTGCTGATAACGTGA